One Babylonia areolata isolate BAREFJ2019XMU chromosome 27, ASM4173473v1, whole genome shotgun sequence DNA window includes the following coding sequences:
- the LOC143301480 gene encoding uncharacterized protein LOC143301480 — protein MAGRTPTRTTSWQDKLPPSPLGATPRPHLRQVYPKPPEGTYLSEFELNRSTQSGTSSTTTKTSYTLLRSQHNSLDKVDSVDYTPLPPVDYPPSPAEEAGGSCTKSVVVLALVFFLSLVALGVVFIRLGPTTQK, from the exons ATGGCAGGTAGAACACCGACCCGAACCACTTCTTGGCAAGATAAGCTGCCGCCCAGCCCTTTAGGAGCAACTCCTCGACCTCATCTGAGACAGGTGTATCCGAAACCACCCGAGGGCACATATTTGTCAGAATTTGAACTTA ACAGAAGTACGCAGAGCggtacctcctccaccaccaccaagaccagCTACACCCTCCTACGCTCACAGCACAACAGCCTGGACAAGGTGGACAGTGTGGAttacacgcccctcccccctgtgGATTACCCCCCTTCCCCGGCTGAGGAGGCTGGCGGCAGCTGCACCAAGTCAGTCGTGGTGCTGGCCCTGGTTTTCTTCCTCTCGCTGGTTGCCCTGGGGGTGGTGTTCATACGCCTGGGCCCCACGACGCAGAAGTGA